Proteins encoded together in one Impatiens glandulifera chromosome 1, dImpGla2.1, whole genome shotgun sequence window:
- the LOC124921206 gene encoding non-specific phospholipase C2: protein MFTRQKQQSPAPPVSLSMFILFIVISGCANAGKSPPGPIKTVVVLVMENRSFDHMLGWMKSLNPEINGVTGSESNPTSTSDPNSSRVYFQNQSHYVDPDPGHSFQAIREQIFGSNDTSANPPPMNGFAQQALSMQPDMPQAVMNGFNPDKVAVYKSLVSEFAVFDRWFASVPTSTQPNRLYVHSGTSAGATTNKPILLARGYPQKTIFESLDEAGYSFGIYYQDVPATLFYRNLRKLKYVFKFHQYDSTFKKDAAKGKLPNYAVVEQHYTDTKNNPATDDHPSHDVYRGQMLVKEVYETLRASPQWNETLLIITYDEHGGFFDHVPTPVRGVPSPDDIVGPEPFFFKFDRLGVRVPTIMVSPWIQKGTVVHGPNGNPSATSEYEHSSIPGTMKKIFNLPNFLTKRDSWAGTFEGILQTKEPRTDCPVTLPMPVPIRQTEANEEAKLTEFQQELVQLAAVLKGENILGSISNKIEKEMNVKEGKVYMQEAMEGFVEAGIAATSMGVDSEQIVHMRPSLTTRHFKTVH from the exons ATGTTTACCAGGCAGAAGCAACAGTCGCCGGCGCCGCCGGTTTCTCTCTCTATGTTTATCTTATTTATAGTCATTTCCGGCTGTGCCAATGCCGGAAAATCCCCTCCAGGTCCCATCAAAACGGTGGTGGTTCTGGTAATGGAGAATCGCTCATTTGACCACATGCTCGGCTGGATGAAATCCTTGAACCCTGAAATCAATGGCGTCACAGGATCTGAATCCAACCCAACCTCTACTTCCGACCCGAATTCATCCCGTGTCTATTTTCAGAACCAGTCTCATTACGTTGATCCCGATCCGGGCCATTCTTTCCAG GCCATTCGGGAACAGATATTCGGATCCAACGACACCTCAGCTAATCCGCCTCCGATGAATGGGTTTGCTCAACAAGCTCTATCAATGCAACCAGACATGCCACAAGCAGTCATGAATGGGTTCAATCCGGATAAGGTTGCTGTCTACAAATCTTTGGTGTCTGAATTCGCAGTGTTCGATCGGTGGTTCGCTTCTGTTCCGACATCAACTCAGCCGAATCGACTCTACGTTCACTCCGGCACATCGGCCGGCGCCACCACCAACAAACCGATTCTACTCGCAAGAGGGTATCCTCAGAAAACGATTTTTGAAAGCCTGGATGAAGCCGGTTACTCATTTGGAATATACTATCAAGATGTGCCGGCGACTCTGTTCTACAGGAACTTGAGAAAGCTCAAGTATGTGTTTAAATTTCATCAATACGATTCGACCTTTAAGAAAGACGCCGCCAAGGGGAAATTGCCTAATTATGCGGTGGTGGAGCAGCATTACACCGATACAAAAAATAATCCGGCCACCGACGACCATCCATCGCACGACGTCTACCG GGGACAAATGTTGGTGAAGGAGGTGTATGAAACTCTGAGGGCTAGTCCGCAGTGGAACGAAACCCTTTTGATAATCACTTATGATGAACACGGCGGTTTCTTTGATCATGTTCCTACTCCTGTCCGTGGTGTCCCGAGCCCAGATGATATTGTCGGACCCGAACCCTTTTTCTTCAAATTCGACCGGTTGGGTGTCCGGGTTCCCACAATCATGGTCTCACCTTGGATCCAAAAAGGAACCG TTGTGCATGGGCCCAATGGGAATCCATCTGCAACCTCAGAATACGAGCATTCATCAATCCCAGGAACAATGAAGAAGATATTCAATCTACCCAACTTTCTCACCAAGAGAGATTCATGGGCTGGCACCTTCGAGGGAATTCTCCAAACAAAGGAGCCAAGAACCGACTGCCCTGTAACATTGCCGATGCCAGTGCCGATAAGACAAACCGAGGCCAACGAGGAAGCGAAGTTAACGGAATTCCAGCAGGAGTTGGTTCAGCTGGCTGCGGTGTTGAAAGGAGAGAACATTCTGGGAAGTATTTCAAATAAGATTGAGAAGGAGATGAATGTTAAAGAAGGGAAAGTGTATATGCAAGAAGCAATGGAAGGGTTTGTTGAGGCAGGGATTGCAGCTACTTCAATGGGAGTTGATTCTGAACAGATTGTGCACATGAGGCCTTCTCTTACCACAAGGCATTTCAAAACagttcattaa